The genomic window atctttttcttcaataatatcaattttttgggtagataattattcaattattttttaatcacatccaAGTAAATTATTcttaatcacatttcttttattctaagtaaatttatttgttttttttgttttactcttaaagatttttactcattATGGAATTAAGGCTGTTTATGGATCGGGTTAAATCCGTATATTCGCTGTATTTATCCAAATTTGATGTGAAAATTGCGGATATGATCCAATCCATAAGGCTATCGATTCTAATCCGATCTGAACACTAATAGAATCAGATTGTGGATTTCAGGTTAGTATCCACATATTCGTGAatccataaaaaataaataaataagtaagtaaatattctttttatattttattttaattagtaattattatatgttgtattattttatttttattatttaaaaaagtgcgtttatgttttgaatttctaAAATATTGTTAATAGAAATAAACTTTCTAAAATATTGTtatgttttgcggatatatccgatatctgaTTTACAAATGTCCGGATCGAATTTGATCAGATTTGACTAAAAAACGCAAAAATtgaatccgatccgatccgcatacaTGCCTACATGAAATGCTTGTAGAATGATCAGTATATAAATtttttggaaagaaaaaaaaagagcatgtacatatataataaagtataaattatacATTTTTTCCTCTAATGTACAATAATAGACAATGCTTTAACAGGTTACATAATCGAAGGAAGAGGCAACATTTTTTGCTAGTGGGCAAAGTATGATGAACCAAAAGAACATATGTAAAGCGTTGCCTAAACACAGCTACAAAGCGTTGCCTGTTTTCAAGAAAAGACAACACTCCCAAAGGATTGTTTCCAAAAATGttgtttttgaaacaaaaaaaccATTGCTTCTGATCCAAGACAAGGCCACATCTGCAAGGTCCCAAAAGCGTCGCCTCAAGTCCCAAAGTGTTGTTATAGATAAAAAATAACTCTTTATCAGTCTTTGggcaataatttttaaatattttcttatattcatatactaaaaatattgtatgcactacaagaatttgataaaTTAGCGACAAATTTTTGcgagaaatattttttgtcactaatCCGTCACCAACTTGCCAGGAATTAGTGACACACTGACGAAAAAATTAATGAGCGGTCACAAAATATTCGAACTTGAGAAAAGCAACTGATTAGCGAGAGATTCACAAGTAAGTTTGTTTCTCGCAAATTGACTTTTGTAGCTAAAGAAAGAGCAGAAAAATTTTCTagctaatttgtcacaaattaattagcgagtgacaatgttctagcaaatcagtcacttaggggttcaatcgaataaaagtaaagtagCAAGGGATATTATTGTCACTATTCTGTCACAAATATTTGATATACAATTAGCGAAAAATAATTCACACGCTAGTTCGTCGCTAAATAAATTTTGTGCGAAAAAATTAATTAGTGAGGAACAATGTTACTAGCTAATTTGTCGCaaagacttgaaatgcattttGTGATGGACAATTTCCTAGCTAATTTGTcaccaaagtttttattttttagcgagAAACTAGTTTCTCGCTAATTTTGTCACATAAtattgtaaaatttaaaattagggtAGCACTGGAAAATAGTTGTCGCTAACTCATTGATAAACcgcaattttatggtttattttatattggattgagtggattttatccattattctcacacttatgcatataattcacatgttttacattttccttcctaatattgtgctatgattgaaaacatgcttctttggccttaaattactaatttttaatcctcctttattaccatttgatgccgtgatatttgtgttaagtgttttcagagtttatagggcaggaatggcttgaggatggaaaggaagcatgcaaaagtggaaggaacacaagaaaatgaagatttgagaagctgatgccgacgcgcacgcgtggacgacgcgtgcgcgtgattgcGCCATacttcaagcgacgcgtacgcgtgacatgacgcgtacgcgtggacgacgcgtacgcgtgacaaagcgtcacgtgctgcagatatcagaattcgctgggggcgatttttgggctgtttttggcccagtttcaagcccgaaaatgaagattagaggctgcagagtggagctggaaggggggattcattcattcacacattcATTGACAAttattaggtttagatgtagttttctaaaaagagaggctctctcctcgctctaggttttaggatttttaggtttagctttcctcaaattcagatttctacttcactttaatttagtattcttctacttttatttgttctagtactttagtttatttatcttgtcttgttgatttatttattctccaaccaatttagtttatgaactcttcatgttagattcaatttcctttttaatgcaatttgaagtatttcgtatttattgcttctttctttatttgttgttattgattccttgcaattggttgtttagattttattatcccttattaattttctatgcttttattttgtgccttccaagtgtttgataaaatgcttagttggattttaaattagctttttgtattcttagcttagattgagtaatttggagactcttgaattatcaaaagtcttttgttgattggtgcttgaaagttgctagttgacttaagcttcactaactctagtctttgattaggacttgtgaactcaagttgatttactcacttgactttccttcaattgttagaggttaactaagtgagtgcAATTTGCAATTGCCGTCACAATTGACATTGATAATGAGGATAAGAATTccgattctcaatccttgctaggacttttcttagttgttattttatttccttgttattttacattacttgttccttatttcaaaaatccaaaaatatactttctcataaccaataataactacacttcctagcaattctttgagagacgacccgagatttaatacttcggttacttttattgggtttgcttaagtggcAAACAATTTAAATactgattgaggtttaattgtcgatttagactatacttgcaacgcaaaaatttttgtgaaaatctttaccgacatttttcctccgtcactCGTCGCAACAGATAAATCATTTAGCTAGGGAAGTGTTCCTTACTAATTAGTTGCTAAAGTGGAAATATGGGTATTGAGCCCCTATGACCTAAGTAGCGAGAAATTTGCGATCGTTTAACAACTGACACACTTCGTTCGCTGATTTCAAGTCGCTGATTAGTGGGCGAAATACATTTGTCGCTAAGTTGTCGCAAGTTTAATTTAGCGAGCGACTTGGCAACTGCAATCTTGTCACAAAGCAAAAGCTATATCCTacctattttgtagcaaattactcGCTAATCTCGTTCGAAATCCGTCGTCGAGTTATAATAAATCTAAAGCTAATCGAGAAATTTTTAGAAGTAATTGGTCGCAATTGAGTcactaatcaaaagcttatttagtgagAAATTAGCGACCGTTTAACAATTGATAAACTTTTCTCGCTTATTTCATGTTGCTAGAAAATTGTCAGAAAAAACGTTAGTCCTTATTCTGTCCTTATTTCATGTTGCTACTAACCACTAACCTCTATATAAATCCATGGTAAATTCATAAAAAATTTGAAGCAAATTTGTCAAGCACGCTAAAATATTTTGTCACAATTTTGTCACTAATCTAAAGCAATTTTAAACGAGAGCCAAACGGATgcctttttttttcaaatgagCTAgtacattttttgtttttttgtggaCCCGACCTAAAATTTGACTAGCCACCTAAAAAAAGTAACCCGAttaacttaaaagtatttttttagctaatattatttttttaattgctcatcccaaaaaaaattgaaatttttctAATTTTGAAGGGTAGTGAAATCCTATAAACAAGTCACGCATAAATTATAAGACTATAAACAGCATCTAAACAAGAGTCATATAATCTCAAACAACAAATAAAAAAGTCAATGCTTAGTCACTACATAAAATGCCATAAAAACCCGTCCTGCAATATATACACACTTGAATAGAAGAAAATGCTATGAaggaaaggaagaaggagaaaCAACCACTAAATACCATGAATAGAAAAATTcgtaagaaataaattaaaagagaagATTGAGAGTAGAAGAACAGTACAAGAAAAATATCGAGTATTGTCGGATTTAGCTTCGTATATTAGCGTCGGTTTCACTGATGGTTTTGACGTGAAATTCGTTGGGCTAAATCGTTATCGGTGGATTTCAGTTTTCGTCAGTAAATTTGCCAATAATACCTGGAGGGAAAGTTGAGAAAATAGGCGTGAAATGTTGCATGGGGTTTACTGGCGGGTTTAACCTATTTTAGTGAAACGTTGCGTTCTAGTCATCCGCAATgatttaccgtcagatttatccACCGATAAATCCGACTAATGAGCCCTAAAATTCAAAGCACGAACTCCTCTCCCCCTTCAATTCGAAACTACTCTCTCTCACTAGCCTctcttctccctttctctctctagTTGCGTCTCAACCCTGCCACCGCCGTCAGCCCCACTGCCGCCGCCGATGCTCCCCCCTCTCCTTGCACCTCCCGTTCGCCGCGATGGCGCGACGTCTCCATTGAAGCAGCCGTTGTGAACCCTAGTCTTCGTTGCAGCCACCGCTCTTTTCACCGCCAACGAGGGCTATTCTTCGCGTCGTCAGCTTCGTCATCCGCCGCCAGGTCCAACTGAGTCGTCGTCCACCAAGTTCAAGTTAGTGACATTCctactaatttttattattttaaatctaatttttatattgttatgCTGTTTGTTCTGCTATTGTTCTACTATTTTTCTAAAATTCTTATTGTTTTCTATGATTGGTAAGCTATTTAAATACTTATAAATTATACTCCTTGGTATTTTGTGTGTATAAGACTATAAATTATAAGAAATTAAGAATAGCGATGGAAGTTATCATTTTTTGTACTCAAGAGGTGGAGCTACATGAAATTGATAATAATGACACACTACAAGAAACATCGTTAAAATCGACGGCCAAATCGACGGCTAagccgtcgataatattaaaatttgatggCAAAATGGACGGCGGAGGTAGTCGCTATTAAGcttgtcgatttttcaaaattctaataaaatcgacggcttgcctaaccgtcgataataatttaataaaatcgacagcgtttttgtctataatatgagtttgGAAATTTTAACTTCTTATTAAAATCGACAACGTTGCcatcgatattattatataaaatcaacgTCATTTTcgtcgatatttgattcaatgAAATCGACAACGTTTTCATCTATAATATGCTTAAGAAAATCGACGACGTTGCCATCGATATTtgatttaataaaatcgacacaaTTGCCGTCGATTTAATCATTTAGATACCAACAAATTCTgtgtctatattttttttttgtctattttaaacTTAAAAAGCGACAACTctgccgtcgattttaatagttatatgttttaattatttttttctatttaaaaaataataaacaattaatgcaaataaacttttaaatatagaaataaaatagtaaacaattaatacaaataaacttttaaatattagataataaatttacaaacttatcaaaataataaataatcctctAATATAAAGATTCAagacaaaataaataactaaacttagaCTTATATTCGTTTAAATTGCAatccactaataatacaaaatattcaaaacaGAACAAAACATTTAGCTGTGATGACTTTAAATTTGTGATGACTTTATCATTGGATATTATATTTTTAGAGATAATTCGAAAAGCTAAATTAAATTAGTCAAAAGTAAAAAGAAATTGAGCATCATAATTCAGAAGTGATGACTTTAAATCTGTGAGACTTTATAATCTATTAAATAACCTGAAATTGGacatgaaagaagaagaaagaggaaagcATTGGATCATTCTGTACACGATGAGCATGAGAGGGATAAGGAAAACATTTCAAGACTGCAACAGAATCATGTTCCTTCTGAGAAGCCTCCGAGTGAAGTTTGATGAGAGGGATGTGTCCCTTCACATGGACTACAGGGATGAGTTGTGGAACCTATTTGGCGGCAAAGTCACCATCCCTCCCAAGCTCTTCATCAAAGGAACCTGCATTGGTGGCGCTGACGAGGTTCTTGCCTTGCATGAGCTCGGCTGCCTTAGGAACCTTCTAGAAGGCGCTCCCACTATCACTACCGATCATGATCACTGCCCTTGTCTTGGTTACAACAATTTCAGGTTCTCTATTTGCTCTTTGTGCAGTTGAAGCCGCAAACTCAGCACTATTCACGCTCATGAGGATGATCACTTCTTCTTCGTTAGGTGTCCAGAGTGCAACGAGAATGGTCTTGTCAAATGCACCATTTTCACCTCCTAAtagatttttaattattagtatCTGACTCAAAAATAAGTAGTACTAGTTCTGCATCATGTTGCTTAATTAATTAGCTTAATTTGTATGCCTTTCATGTTTGGTCTTTTTCAATCTCATGTATCATCATaataatgatgtgctaaaataacaTTCAACTACAAAAATATATTGATGGAGAAGTACAAAGAATCATGATGCAGTAGCAACCAAGAAAGAGTGAGTACCATTCACGGTAACATTTCAGGCACATAGCATGGATGCAGTTAGGCAACACAATCTTACTATTCACTTCCATGCATATTCcacattcttcttctctttcaatGTCTATATCAGAATATTGTTGATGATCCTCATCGTCTCTTTTTCAATACCTCTCCATACAAACAGCCTTCTGTTTCTTATCCTCTGAATCTGTAATTCCTTTCTGAAGTTGTAACAAAGATGGATAAATTACCGCTGATCAATGCAAAAACTCAACAAATCAGCCAAATTAACTGACAGAAAGATGCAAAACAACTTATCATACAACAAAATAGAGGAACAAATACCATAGAATTCTCTAATGCTAGCTTTCCTTTCATGAGTAGACATGGTAGTTGTTCCATCCACATATACCTGCACCATGAGAAACATTTTTCAGCCTATCCCGATTTCTCAGCTCAATATGAAAAATCCCAATAACTAATCAATGTGTGTACCTTGTAAATTAGGATTCTTAACAAGCCAAGTACTCCAGAGAATCCGATGACGAAGGAACTGCCATCTCATCCATGCTTCCTTCTCGTCTCAACTGCTCCCCTGAGCACATGCACTGCATCATGTTCTTCAAACTCctcatcttcttcctcctcccCTGCCTATTTCCATTTCCCATGCTTTCTCAACTCACCCAATAACTTCCCACAAGCCACAACCGTTGAACCACTGTCACATATCAAATTCAAATGAAATCACAAAATCATCACCGAAAACAACAAAAAACTGTTTCCATTTCCTATTCAATTAAACATTTAAGTACCAATATTTGAAAGATATAAATCAACATGATACTTATTACCTCTCAAGATCATATCCTCCAACACCTAGACCAAAGTCCACATCCACAAATACACTTCCTTTAACCGAGTTGCCAAcaagattttttattatttgtctgAATCTCCCAGGATCTCCCATAACAATGTTTGGAACTTTATCAGAAACAAACACTGCCAACTATAATTCCTAAAACAATTTAAAAGTCAAAATTGGAAGAATAGCAACCATGTGGAAAATGAAATAAGATCATTAGTTAAAGAAAAGGAATTAGAATTATCAAATTCTGAAGCTTGCATGAATCAAAACAACCTTAGAATAATATGAAATAACAGAATATCATGTGAGAGATGACCTGAAAGAACTTGGAGAAGCGCAAGGGAGATGGCTGAGGAGGTTGCTTTGCTGTTCCATTAGAAGCATTGGCTGCCATTGTCAAAATCTCTGAAGTTCAAATCCTGAACCAATTTCCAAACGGTCAACACTTACTATGAGCCTTTGCACACATTAATTAGTTGAAAACATCAAAACTTCATGAACCAAATTAAATTGAAACCAAGCAAATGGACCAGGAAAAAGTGACGGACACTTAAGTAACAATCAttggaagagagaaagagagaggaaaagAGAGAATGGACCTGACTTAAGCAGAGAAAAAGAGAGATCAATCCACAACCCCAAATCACAAGCATGGCACAAAAATTTATGATCAGAACACCATTTTATAGTAACAAGAGCATATCTAGAAATTGAGCTTTCTCCTACAAccaaacactaaaccacaaactaGTGTAATCACATTGTAAAAATAATGTGTCAAACTAATTGAGTTGAAGTAATGTGATGAATTGATTATGCTAACTAGGTTTTAGTAATATTGATGCGATTGTTATTAACAAACGcaaatttagaattttattatgAAAATATTAGAtacaaaaattgcaaaaataaaTCTAATAATCAGAGACACGGAGAGGAATGTACAAGAAGTTACGACGGCGACAGAATCTGGCGACGGGCTCACAGCAACGGGGACCGACAAAGACGTTGCAACGACAAGTCTGTGGAAGAAGAAAAACTTACATGCAGATTCACAAATAAcaatgtgagagagagagagagagagagagagagagagagagagagagagagcgcgcgagagagagcgagagagaggaACTTATGAGGATGGCACGGTGGCggaggcgaagaagaagaagaagagcttTGCTCTTCGGCGGAGGACGGCGGGTTTTCTCAGgcatcgaagaagaagaagatctgCTGATCTGCTCTCTGCCTCTCTCCGGTGACTCCGTCTCTTGTCTCTACTCTCAGGCGTTGGAGAGGAAGAAACAGCCTCACTATGAACTCTCATTCTCTGAAAGTTTGGGAAATTGACTGAAATGAGCGAGGCGGGTAGTAAACGCGGGCATAGTATTTTGTTGATAAAAATCGACGGTAAAATTGTCgattttagttaaaataaaaatcaacatcTTGACCGTCTATTTTATATAATGGGTTAATATCTGGAAAATTGGTTGAAATGAGGGAGGTGGGTAGTAAATGCGGGTATAATATTTTGGTGATAAAAATCGACGGTAACTTTGTCAATTTTAGTTAAAACAAAATCGACGGTAACTCTGTCGATTTTAGTTAAAACAAAAATTGTTAATAATGTTGtcgattttagttaaaaaaaatcgACACTTTAACTGTCTATTTTATATTTGGGGAATTGACTGCAACAGAGGAGTCGGAAAGCAAACGTGGGAGTAACATTTTGTTGATAAAAATCGACGGTAATTTTTGtcgattttaattaaaataaaaatcgaCACCTTAACCgtctattttatataataaatctaCACCACTTATCCAATTTTAAGAGAAGAGCTCTATCATTTAAATTTATCGACGACGAAAATCGTcgatattataattattaaaatagacaaCCAGTCCGTcgatttaaagaaaaaaaattatctcCCACTATCTCGTCGGCCATGTGACGATAATGGTAAAGGTTACTAAAATAATAGACGACATTGTCgtcgattttattattttatttttaataatttttcattTTATCGACGACAAGCCGTCGACAAATATCGACGAAAATCTTGCCGTCGATTTTTGGCGTTGATAATTACACTATTTCTTGTAGTGACATGAACTAATACGTAGATTATAATTTAACTATGATTATGACTATGCTTGCAAATTAATAACAGGCTGTTATATTGTGGATTTTATTTGAAAGATATGATATGATTGATGGATATGAGTAATAATTCCCACTTTTTGACTATGACATTTAATTTCTTTCCGTCCGTTAGATTAGTTTATACTTACTATTAAAAAACAGTAATAAGCTTATAACTAATCTTTGTCTAATTCTTATTGTTAATTAGACTTCATACCTCTCTCGTATTTAAAAGGTATTTTAGACTATAAATTATACTCATTAGACTAGGTCAAAAGGTTAATAGTGCTTAATAGTCTTATAAAAACTGCACATGTAGAATACGTATGATTTAGTTATTGTCTTTGCTAGTTTTCTTTAATGATTGTGCTCTTACACAGTACACTTTAGCATTTCTCACACTGTTTTTATGTTCTTGAATATATTTCTCTATTGATCAGATCTTGAATCTTTTACATTTTTGGCCACCCATGTTCTCATTATTACAAGGCCTCTTAACTTTTCCCTATCTGATCTTTCTATTTTAGCATTGTTGTTCCACTGACTGATTGTGATGAACTGAAAAAGAGATCTTGTTAGTTGTTAGCTTTGATCAACTGATAATTAGCATTTTTTATTGAACCAAATAATTTATTGTCATCAACCGAATATTATGGGAAGAATAATTGAACATCGGAACAGAAACAACTGATGTACACTTATATTAGATAGTTCTGATTGATAAGCTTTTATTTAATTCTCTAATTATCTATGACATAAGATATGTTAATGTTCAATAATTGGTTTCATGGTTTGATTAATCATTTAATAATCAGTTTTGCTTTTTGTAAATCTACTTTTAAGTTTTGCGTATCATTTTTGCATTGGATTTATGCATGTCACATCTTATTGCTTTGAATTTGAATCATGAAGGTTCCTTGTTTAGATGAGTTTAAGGCTTATGTGCCTCCTTTTGCTACGCCCTCTGCAGATCCAACAAtcaaggttgtcaaactcgcgagtctaggtaaactcgtagagctgacctagactcgactcgtagactcgtacgagtttatctgttatacattttttataaaaaaatatatatatcatgtataatatatatatttactcaGATATAGACATTCAAACTTAACAATTTCAACATCAAAACACAtaataaattaacataatattacAATTACAAGTTACAACAAGTACTCTAAATCACACATTTAAATCCTTCACAAGTATGTATCTAGTTCAACATATAACACACAATCACACAATCAAAGCTTCATAAGAGTTAAGATACaaccaaaaaacaaaagaaaacaaaaaaataaaatctaaaactcAAATCTCCAATATCTTCATCTTACATgacatcaacatcatcatcttcacCATCTTCATCAGATTCATCGTTTCTTTCAAGCTTAGGTTCAACACGGCCAACAAAATCAACATCATCATTCACATGTTGGTCTAGGAATACTAGGAAGTGAAGACCCTGTCCCTGCAACATTCTCAgacattttatatttttatcccTAAAAATCAACAACCCAAATAATAAATTCAGATTCAAATTATCCACTATTCCACTAACTAAATTCAGATTTCAGATTCAGATTCAGTTGATAAATAACATTCAGATTTCAGCCTTCAATTGCCAATTGATccactaactaaataactaacagTTTAACATTAACGTCTAACAACTAACAAGTCCACTAATCCAGAACCAATCAACCTAGTATTATCTATTGATATCACATATCAGtagtttagaaaaaaaaaattaattaaaccaGACAACCAGTAAAGTAGTAAACCAcacattttagttttttttatacaTTACTAACTTATTAAAGCATGAAGCAACATCAGTTTAATTTTTTTCCCATCATATCAAATCTCATTAACCAATTCTGTGTATgatttaaactaaactaaaatcaGAAGTTTAATATCAGAAGTTCAGAACTAAAATTGCAGATTTCATACCAAATTAACAAAATTgttaatatttaaatttgtttaaaGAAATTACCTTGGAGAATAGGGGCAGAATGAAGCAGATCGGTAGTGCAGAATAGGGGCGACGAACAGGGGAGACGAACCGCGAACGCAGTGAAGCTGAAGGGGGATGAACACCATGCCGAAGCAGAAGGGGGATGAACAAAGTGGAAGTAGATCGCAGACCAGGGGCGACGGCCGACGAACGCAGAACAGGGGCGATGAACAGCGTGCCGTGAATCGTCGAGTTCTCCGACGTGGCTGGTGGGCTAGTGTCGGCGATGTAGCACGAGGAACCTTCACCAGCTCAGCCTTCAGCTTAACCAGAAAGTGAGGACATGAACGATGGGGGTGGTGGGCTGGTGGGCGGTGTCGGCGATCTACCACAACTGACGACTCCACCAGGAAAACTGGTTAGGCGAGGCAACAGGCGAAGGATCCGTCCGGCCTCTGGCATGGTGGTGCAGACAATGGTGGATGGTGGTGGTGGCGATTCGGCGAATGTTGGAGAAGAGAGTGACTGAGTGAGGGCTTGGAGTAGTTTGCGCCGTTTCAAATTAGGGTTACTGGGTTAGTGATGGGTAGCTGTAGTTGCTGGTTTTTTTTTCCcttaaaacgacgccgttttggcgAAAATGAGAACCGAATTCAAACTCGCTGACTCGCTCTCAAACTCGCGAGTTTAAGCGATTTTGTCCGAGTCTAGCCGAGTCTACCCGAGTCTACCCAAAAACGAGTTTGTATCCGAGTTAACTCGATTCCACTAcctaaactcgtaaactcgtacgagtttacgagttaacttGCGAGTTTGACAACCATGCCAACAACAAATCCCACATTGGGTGATTCCTCTAATGTCCCCCAGCAGGATGCCTCTCCACCACTGCTTATCATCCGTCTAAGGATTTGGCCTGATGGCATGCAGTCGTGAGTACATACAATTTTTTAATCTTAAGTTTGTTATTCTTAAGTTTATGTatttctatgtgtttgttaatgtTAGGTTTTTTTCTCTGATAGGTTTGCACCAAACCTCAATGCTTGTGTACAGGAGATCACTGAGGTCATTACGTCAATGTACGACCACCCGTGGCCAAGCTACACGAAGATCCTGGCTGATACCAAAGCGATGGTTTCAGAAGTGGACGGTAAGAACCCAATAATGTTGAATTAATTAACTATATTTGAACTGTATTTTATTTCGACTAACTAATATTGTTGAATCACTTTGTACAGTTGAAATTCATATGGGATGCAGAACATAATCTCATGATCAGGAAGATCTTCGATCACCGGGCAGCTAAACGACTTCAACAGATGATGAGCGACGTTCGTCAGGGACGCGACCACCTAACGAGCTGGGTTCGTCCATCCATCAAGAAGGAACTAGAGGCCCACTTTAGAAATGATGAGGGGTTCAAGCATCGCCGTCTGACGAACGTCGCTCACAGGGCTTCTCCCAGGTCATCGAAGTATACGGGTGGGTCGACGACTTTCTTGAAGACGAAGAGCAGACTGGTAAGAATTTTGTcattgtttgattttttaataGTCATTTGAATTAgttgtttaatttgtttatttattttattggttaATATATTTTGTGGTCAAAGTCGTTGGATCGTGAGGCAACCTGGCGaagaccttcaagtatacccatACCTTGAAGGCCAACAAGGAGAGATATGCTGACGAGCAGTCTGTGACCCATTATGTGtgtttaaattaattataacttTCAAATTTATTTGGTTGAAAGTCAATTATTTAACTGTTATCCTAATCACAATGTGTATGACACAGGAGGATTACATGAAGAGGTTGGAGACCACGACTCAGCAATCTCAGCCACTTAGTGGAAACGACGAAGCCGGCTCCGAGACCTCAGTGGTAGATCCTGATAGGATTTGGCGCGAGACCACCTTTGAACCCCACAAGAATCGTTG from Arachis ipaensis cultivar K30076 chromosome B09, Araip1.1, whole genome shotgun sequence includes these protein-coding regions:
- the LOC107615208 gene encoding uncharacterized protein At5g39865-like — encoded protein: MSMRGIRKTFQDCNRIMFLLRSLRVKFDERDVSLHMDYRDELWNLFGGKVTIPPKLFIKGTCIGGADEVLALHELGCLRNLLEGAPTITTDHDHCPCLGYNNFRCPECNENGLVKCTIFTS